The Amycolatopsis sp. NBC_01480 genome segment GAGCAGGACCCGCACGAACCGCGTCAGGTGCAGGTAGCTGATCACGCGCATGCGGCGTTCGTGCTCGCTCTCGCCCGCGAGCGTCCCGGCTTCGGCGACGGCGGTGGCGTAGGAGTCGCGGATGTGCCCACCGAGGTCCAATGTGGACATCAGGTGGCCGTCGAACAGTCCCCCGCCAGGCCGTCCGCCCGCGCCGAGCCGGCGCGCCAGCCACGGGAACGTGTCGGCCTGCTGCACCACGGGATCGTGGAACCACGCGTAACCGCCGAACACCTCGTCCGCCGACTCGCCCGAAAGCGCCACGGTGGACCGCTCACGGATCGCCCGGAACAGCAGCAAGAGCGAGTTGTCGAGATCGCCCAGCCCGGACGGCAGGTCGCGCGCGGCCACCACGGCGCGGCGCACCGCCGGGTCGGCGAGGTCACCCGAGTCGAGCACGATGTCCTGGTGCAGGGAGCCGACGTGCTCGTGGACGTCGCGGACGTACGGCGCGTCCGGGGTGGACCGCGACTGGTCGGCTACGAAGCGCTCGGTGTGCCCGGCGAAGTCGACGGCGAAGCTGCGCACCTGCTCGTCCTGATCGGCCAGCTGCCGCGCGGCCAGCGCGGTGAGCACGCTGGAGTCGAGGCCGCCGGAAAGCAGCACACAACGCGGCACATCGGCGACGAGCTGGCGGCGCACGATGTCGTCGAGCAGTTCGCGCACGCGTTCCACGGTCACGCTGACGTCGTCGGCGTGCTCACCCGGCTCCAGCCGCCAGTATCGATGCGTGTGCAGGCCTTGGCGGTCCAGCGTGACGACAGTGCCGGGCTCGACCTCCCGCATGCCTGCCCACACCGCGTTGCCGGGGTTCTTGGTGAACGACAGCAGCTCACGCAGGCCGTCCGCCTCGATCACCGGCCGGACGCCGGGGTGCTCGAGGATCGCCTTCGGCTCGGAGCCGAACAGCAGCCCTTCGCCGTGCGGGAAGTAGTAGAGCGGCTTGATGCCCATCCGGTCGCGCACGAGCAGCAGGCACTCCTCGCGGGAATCCCAGATCGCGAAGGCGTACATGCCGTTGAGCCGCTCGGCCAGGCCGGCGCCCCACTCGAGGTAGCCGCGCAGGACCACCTCGGTGTCACTGGCCGTGGTGAACCGGTGCCCGCGCCGGGTCAGCTCCGCGCGTAATTCGGCGAAGTTGTAGACCTCGCCGCTGTAGGTGAGCGCGACGGTCCCGCCCGCCTCGGCGGTCATCGGCTGGGTGCCCAGCTCCAGATCGATGACGGCCAGCCGGCGGTGGCCGAACGCCACCGGCCCGGCCGCCCAC includes the following:
- the asnB gene encoding asparagine synthase (glutamine-hydrolyzing); protein product: MCGITGWVDFGRDLTAERETVEAMTATMACRGPDAAGLWAAGPVAFGHRRLAVIDLELGTQPMTAEAGGTVALTYSGEVYNFAELRAELTRRGHRFTTASDTEVVLRGYLEWGAGLAERLNGMYAFAIWDSREECLLLVRDRMGIKPLYYFPHGEGLLFGSEPKAILEHPGVRPVIEADGLRELLSFTKNPGNAVWAGMREVEPGTVVTLDRQGLHTHRYWRLEPGEHADDVSVTVERVRELLDDIVRRQLVADVPRCVLLSGGLDSSVLTALAARQLADQDEQVRSFAVDFAGHTERFVADQSRSTPDAPYVRDVHEHVGSLHQDIVLDSGDLADPAVRRAVVAARDLPSGLGDLDNSLLLLFRAIRERSTVALSGESADEVFGGYAWFHDPVVQQADTFPWLARRLGAGGRPGGGLFDGHLMSTLDLGGHIRDSYATAVAEAGTLAGESEHERRMRVISYLHLTRFVRVLLDRKDRLSMAVGLEVRVPFCDHRLVEYVYRTPWAMKTFDGREKSLLRAAARDVLPVSVAERVKSPYPSTQDPKYVEALRDQVEDVLANRAHPVFDLVDHRSLKGLLAAGDTALPLRPLLERVLNFATWFDLYSPELRIR